In Arvicanthis niloticus isolate mArvNil1 chromosome 27, mArvNil1.pat.X, whole genome shotgun sequence, a genomic segment contains:
- the LOC143439718 gene encoding C2 calcium-dependent domain-containing protein 4A-like: MRLLGRLRSSTPEPAFSNVLTPGRIPEFCIPPRLPVPGAPESPLPAAALPWRCAAEPDLWPRTPKDREDPDDDGAGRTDWDPRSQAALSLPHLPRARTVYGFCALLESPHTRRKESLFLGHPGSPRLGLRHRAHTYACPRRASDAELNAPGDLDSAPPAAPVPRMRRLLHAPDGLLRRALRGPRGRASARPAPRGDDHDHERAASCALPAPTGRDAERLKAEANVALGCGACTLRLAAEYCPRSARLRLRLLRAEGPATALEPRALGCRLSLVLRPSGQQRASVVRRSRKAALDQDCCFDGLPEEQLRRLAVRIKAESKGRGLERGRPLGQGELLLGSLLLL; encoded by the coding sequence ATGAGGCTTCTCGGTCGACTCCGCTCCTCCACTCCTGAGCCTGCCTTCTCCAACGTGCTCACCCCGGGCCGCATCCCAGAGTTCTGCATCCCGCCGCGGCTGCCGGTTCCCGGCGCCCCGGAATCACCGCTCCCGGCCGCCGCACTGCCTTGGCGCTGCGCTGCCGAACCCGACCTATGGCCGCGCACCCCTAAAGACCGCGAGGACCCTGACGACGACGGTGCGGGTCGCACCGACTGGGACCCGCGCTCCCAGGCTGCGCTCTCGCTGCCGCACCTGCCCCGTGCGCGCACCGTCTACGGCTTCTGTGCGCTGCTCGAGAGCCCGCACACGCGCCGGAAGGAGTCGCTCTTCCTCGGCCACCCCGGCAGCCCCCGGCTGGGACTTCGCCACCGTGCGCACACTTATGCGTGCCCGCGCCGAGCCTCGGACGCTGAGCTCAATGCCCCGGGGGATCTGGACTCAGCCCCACCAGCCGCTCCTGTGCCCCGTATGCGCCGCCTCCTGCACGCCCCCGACGGTCTCCTGAGACGAGCGCTGCGGGGCCCCCGCGGTCGGGCCAGCGCGCGTCCCGCGCCCCGCGGCGACGATCACGATCACGAGCGCGCCGCCTCCTGCGCGCTCCCGGCCCCCACCGGCCGGGATGCTGAGCGCCTGAAAGCCGAGGCCAACGTGGCTCTGGGCTGCGGGGCTTGCACGCTGCGCCTGGCGGCCGAGTACTGTCCCCGCAGCgcccgcctccgcctccgcctgcTGCGCGCCGAGGGCCCGGCCACCGCGCTCGAGCCCCGCGCCCTGGGCTGCCGCCTCAGCCTGGTGCTGCGGCCGTCGGGCCAGCAGCGCGCCAGTGTGGTCCGCCGCAGCCGCAAGGCCGCCCTGGACCAGGACTGCTGCTTCGACGGCCTCCCGGAGGAGCAGCTCCGCCGCCTGGCCGTGCGCATCAAGGCCGAGAGCAAGGGCCGCGGGCTGGAGCGCGGACGACCGCTGGGCCAGGGCGAGCTGCTGCTGGGCTCTCTGCTACTGCTCTGA